GTCAACCACTGCGGCCAGCATTTTTGCCGCCACCTGACGCGCCTGCAGACCCGGCTTGTCACTCCCAGAGGAGTTGAACCCCCAGGTTTTGCGGGGTCGTTTCGCGGGCGAATCGTTATTGCGGCTGTCAGATGTCAAGACCAGGGACCTTTTGGCGGTTCGGAGCCACCGCGTCCCAAGCCCGTTGATGGTACGGAGCGCGATTTGCGCACCGCCTTATCAGGCTGCGCCGGCGGCGTCGAGGCCGGGCGCATCTCCCGCGCCATCTGCTCGAGAGCCGCAAGACGGTTTTCCGTCGCCGGATGGGTGGAAAAGAGATTATCCATGCGTTCGCCGGAAAGCGGATTGATGATGAACATCGGCGCAGTCGTCGGGTTATGCTCCGCGATAGGGTTGGGGACCCGGTGCGCCGCACCGGCGATCTTGGCCAAGGCAGAGGCGAGAGCCATTGGCTTGCCGCAAATTTCCGCGCCGCGTCGATCGGCCGAATATTCGCGCGTCCGGCTGATGGCCATCTGGACGACCATTGCCGCGAGAGGTGCGACCACCATGGCGACAATCGTGCCGATGAAGCCTAACGGGTTGTTGTTCTCGCGATTTCCGCCGAAGAAGAATGCAAAATTGCCGAGCATGGAGATCGCCCCGGCGAGCGTTGCCGTAATGGTCATCGTCAGCGTGTCGCGGTTCTGGATATGGGCGAGCTCATGCGCCATGACACCCGCCACCTCGTCATAATTCAGCGCGTGAAGCAGCCCTGTCGAGGCGGCAACGGCTGCATTTTCGGGATTTCGCCCCGTCGCAAAAGCGTTTGGCTGGGGGCTGTCGATGACGAAGACTCGAGGCATGGGCAAGCCGGCACGACCTGCAAGGTCCCGCACGATGCCGTAATATTGCGGTGCGGAACGCTCGTCGACTTCCTGCGCATTGTACATGCGCAAGACAAGCTTGTCGGAATTCCAATAGGAAAACACGTTCATGCCTGCGGCAATAAAGAAGGCGATCATCATGCCGCTTTTGCCGCCGATTACAAAACCGACAGCCATGAAAAGAGCGGTCATGAGCGCCAGCAGCATTGCGGTGCGGATCACATTCATCGAAATCTCCCGACCTTCTCGATCAAATTTCTACTGCGTTTCACGTGAATCACGGTTTTCCTTCCCGCAGCTCTTGCCTATATGATGGGGTAACGAGGCCTCGTCTTCAATATTTCATTGGATTTTCCGCCATGACGCCTGTCAATGACAATGACAATAGGGATTTGCCGAAACTCGAGAAAAAGCTCTCACCTGCGGCAGAACGCGCCTTGCAGGAGGCAGAGGCGAGAAGACAACAGGCGCAAGCTGGGGAAATGCCGAAGGAACTCGGCGGCCGCGGCGGCCAGGACCCGGCCCGCTTCGGCGATTGGGAAATCAATGGGCGGGCTATCGATTTTTAGAGCTGATTTCCGAAGGAGATGAATCTGGCTCAATAACGCCCGGCTCCGGATCTCTCGTCATCTGCGACTATCAAAAGCCGTCTGAAACTACGCAATTTTTAGTTATTCCGGATGCATATCTCTGATCGCATCCAGTGCGCATCGGCTAACCCGCTTCGGGTTAGCCGATGCGAGAGCTTTCGCTAGGTTTTGTTCTGCCGGTTGGCGATCAGATCGTCGACAACGGCCGGATCTGCGAGCGTGGACGTATCCCCCAGGCTGGCAAAATCATCTTCGGCGATTTTTCGCAGAATACGCCGCATGATCTTGCCGGAACGCGTCTTGGGCAGGCCCGGTGCAAACTGGATTTTATCCGGCGTGGCAATCGGGCCGATTTCCTTGCGCACATGTTTGACCAGATCCTGCCGCAGCTCATCCGTGCCTGTCTGACCAGCCATCAGCGAGACGTAGCAATAGATGCCTTGTCCTTTGAGGCTATGCGGATAGCCGACCACGGCTGCTTCCGACACAAGATGATGGGAAACAAGCGCGGATTCGACTTCGGCAGTCCCGAGCCGATGACCCGAAACATTGAGCACGTCATCGACGCGACCGGTAATCCAGTAATAACCGTCTTCATCCCTTCGGCAGCCGTCGCCAGTGAAGTACCTGCCCTTGTATGTCGCGAAATAGGTCTGGGCGAAACGTGCATGATCCCCATAGATCGTGCGCATCTGGCCCGGCCAACTGTCGATGATGCAGAGATTGCCGTCAGCAGCGCCTTCCAATACCGCGCCTTCATTGTCCACCAGTTGCGGTTTGACACCGAAGAAGGGGCGGGTTGCCGAACCCGGCTTCAAATCCGTGGCACCTGGAAGCGGCGTGATGAGGATGCCGCCTGTTTCCGTCTGCCACCACGTATCGACGATGGGACTGCGGGCATCACCGACCACGTTATAGTACCATTCCCAGGCTTCCGGGTTGATCGGTTCCCCGACCGAACCGAGAAGCCGCAGCGAAGAGCGTGAAGAGCGCTTTACAAACGCATCGCCAGCGCCCATCAGCGCACGGATCGCGGTGGGCGCCGTGTAGAAGATATTGACCTTGTGCTTGTCGATGATTTCCCAGAAGCGGCCGGAATCCGGGAAATTCGGGACACCTTCGAACATGACAGTCGTCGCGCAGTTGGCGAGCGGCCCATAGACGATATAAGAGTGACCAGTCACCCAACCAACATCGGCCGTGCACCAGTAAATATCGCCCTCGTGATAGTCGAAGACATATTTGTGGGTCATCGAGGCATAGACGAGATAACCACCGGTCGTATGCAGAACGCCCTTCGGTTTTCCGGTCGAACCGGACGTGTAGAGAATGAAGAGTGGATCTTCCGCCTTCATGCGCGCCGGCGGGCAGTCGCGTGGTACGCTCGCCACTTCCTGATGGTACCAAAGATCGCGACCCGGCGCCCAGCCGGTCTTGCCGCCGGTGCGACGAACCACCAGAACCTTGTTGACAATTACATGCTGCTTGGCCGCGATATCGATCGCCGTATCGGTGTTTTCCTTGAGCGGAACAGGCTTACCGCCGCGAACGCCTTCATCGCAGGTAATGACAAAAGTGGATTCGCAATCGACGATGCGTCCCGCCAGCGCATCTGGTGAGAAGCCGCCGAAAACAACGGAATGGATCGCGCCGATACGGGCACAGGCGAGCATCGCGTAGGTCGCCTCAGGCACCATCGGCATATAGATGGTGACGCGATCGCCTTTCTTGACGCCATGCTTCTTCATGACATTAGCGAGACGGCAGACCTGCTCATGCAGCTCGTTATAGGTGATCTTCTTATCGATATACGGGTTGTCGCCCTCCCAGATAATGGCGACCTGATCGCCATGGGTCTTCAGATGACGGTCGATACAGTTGTAGGAAACATTGGTGATGCCGTCCTCGAACCATTTGATCGAAACCTTGCCGGTAAACGATGTATTCTTGACCTTCGTGTAGGGCTTGAACCAATCGATGCGCATCCCGTGCTTGTCCCAGAAACGCTCCGGATTTTCGACGCTTTCGCGATACCATTTCTGATAGGTATCGTTATCGATCAGCGCCCGGCTTTTGGCGGATTTCAGGACCGGATAGATCTTGGCGGACATGCAATTTCCTCCCTGCGTAGGCGATATCGGCGGCACATCTCCCGGTGCGCGCCATGCTCCGGCGCCATTCTTATCAGGTCAAACCACAGCGGCAATTAGACAAAAGGTCATTTGCTCAAGAAGAATTGCATTTCTGCGACGACGGAGGTATAGAAGCGCTCATTTCCCGGAAATCAGTGGTTACACCCCACGGCCCGCGACACCGGCGCGGACGGACAGAAGGACTATATCCATGGCTCAACAACTGCTTATGCCCAAGGCGACGGCCGTCTGGCTTGTTGACAATACTGCCCTGTCTTTCGACCAGATTGCACAATTCTGCAAGCTGCATCCGCTGGAAGTCAAGGCGATTGCCGATGGTGAGTCGGCTCAGGGCATCAAGGGTCTGGATCCGATCTCAACCGGCCAGCTTTCGCGCGACGAGATCGCTCGCGCCGAGGGCAACCCGAACCACAAGCTGAAGCTTTCCGAACCGAAGGTTCGTGTGCCAGAAAGCAAGCGCAAAGGCCCGCGCTATACCCCGGTTTCCAAGCGTCAGGACCGTCCGAACGCCATTCTCTGGTTGGTGCGCAATCATCCGGAACTGAAGGATGCCCAGATCTCGCGTCTCGTCGGCACCACCAAGTCGACGATTGAGCAGATCCGCGAACGCACCCACTGGAACTCGACGAACCTGACTGCAATGGACCCGGTGACGCTTGGTCTCTGCACCCAGATCGACCTGGACCTCGAAGTCGAACGCGCCTCCAAGGGCCGTCCGCTGCCGACAGCTGCGGAGCTCGGCGCAACTCTCGAATCCTCGCAGGAAACGGAAAAGCTCGGCTTCTCCTACGAGCGCGAGGAAGAGAAGGAAATGGACGCCGACGCCGTTTTCGCAAAGCTCAAGTCGCTGAAGTCCGATCGCAAGGACGACGAAGACGACGACTATTGAGCCGTCCGAAAAGGCTCATCTTCTGCATCCACAAAGCCCGGGTTCGTTGAGCCCGGGTTTTTTACGCGGAACATTCAGGAAGCCGCGCCTATCCCGCGCGCATTCAGCGCCAGTGTGATTTCTTCAAGCACGATGGGATCGTCAATCGTTGCCGGCATCTTCCAGCTTTCACGATCGGCGATCTTTTGCATCGTGCCGCGCAAGATTTTTCCCGATCGCGTCTTGGGCAATCGCTTCACGCAGATCGCCGTCTTGAAGGCGGCCACCGGGCCAAGACGATCGCGCACCAGGCCTATGACCTCTCGTTCAATTTCAGCCGCATCCCGTTCGACATTGGCGTTTATCACGAGGAAACCTGCAGGAACCTGGCCCTTGATCGGATCCGCGATGCCGATAACCGCGCATTCGGCGACATCCGCATGACTTGCGCATATCTCCTCCATTGATCCCGTGGAAAGCCGGTGCCCCGCGACATTGATGATGTCGTCGGTGCGCGACATGATGAAGATATAACCGTCATCATCGATGTATCCGGCATCAGCCGTGCGGTAGTAACCCGGAAATTCCGACAGGCATCCCCTGCGAAAACGCTCATCAGCTTTCCAGAAGGTCGGCAGGCAGCCGGGCGGCAGCGGCAGCTCTATGACGATATTTCCGAGCGTGCCTGCGGGGAGGGGATGACCGGCGTCATCCAGCACGCAAATCGTGTACCCGGGCATCGGGACAGCGGCGGAACCGTATTTCACCGGTAGGAGACCGAGGCCGAGCGGGTTGGCAGCGATCGGCCAGCCGGTTTCTGTCTGCCACCAATTGTCGATGACCGGCGTGCCGAGCACCGCCTCGGCCCAGCGCACTGTATCCGGATCTGCCCTCTCACCCGCGAGGAAAAGTGCCCGCAAGCTGGAGAGATCGGCACTCTTCGCTTTGACACCTTCGGGATCTTCCTTGCGGATAGCTCTCAACGCCGTCGGCGCGGTGAACAGAACCGACACTTTGTGATCTGCGATAACCCGCCAGAATGCACCGGCGTCGGGCGTTCCCACAGGCTTTCCTTCATAAAGGACCGTCGTGCTTCCGTTTAAAAGCGGTGCATAGACGATATAGGAGTGGCCGACGACCCAACCGATGTCGGACGCCGCCCAGAAAACCTCGCCCGGACCGATGCCGAAGATATTGGGAAGTGACCACCGGAGCGCAACCATGTGGCCGCCATTGTCCCGCACGATGCCCTTGGGCTGGCCAGTCGTGCCGGAGGTATAGAGAATGTAAAGCGGATCTGTCGCGCGAACGGCAACACAAGGAACTGCCCTCCCTGCCTGACGAGACCGCTCCATCGCGGCGGCAAAATCGATATCACGGATCTCGTCGATCGCGGCTTCTACCTGTTCTCGCTGCAGAATGAGACAACGATCCGGCTTATGCGGGCTTAAAGCAATCGCTGCATCGAGCAGGGGCTTGTAGGCAATCAAGCGGCCGCTCTCGACACCACAGCTTGCCGACACAACCAGCTTCGCCTCCGTATCATTGATCCGGACAGCCAGCTCGTTCGCGGCAAATCCGCCGAAAACAACGGAATGCACTGCCCCGATACGCGCTGCCGCCAACATAGCGAAAACAGCCTCGGGGATCATCGGCATATAGATGATGATTCGGTCGCCCTTAGAGATCCCCAGGTCAAGATAAACGGCGGCCAGGGTTTCCACCTCGGCCAGCATATCGCTATAACTGAAATGTTGAACACGATCGGTAACCGGGCTGTCATAGATCAGCGCATAGCGATCGCCGTGACCCGCCTCGACATGGCGATCGAGACAATTGCAGCAGGTGTTGGTTTCACCATCGGCAAACCAGTGCCCGTAAACGCCAAGCGTTCCGTCGAACGCGCGGTTGGGTTTGCGGTACCAGTCGATATCCTCGGCAGCTTTCCCCCAGAAAGCGTCGCTGCTCGTGTTCCATGCGCCATAGACAGCATGATAGCTCGTTGCCATCGCCATTTCCTCCACTCCCAACCGACACTATCGGCTCCTCATCTGCGAGACTAGGAGAACGGATGCTTCAGGAGAAGCCAGACGAAAGCCTAAGCTTCTTATCGCGTGCCGAAGATCGCCGAGCCAACCCGCACACTGGTCGCACCGAATTCGATTGCCGTCGTGAAATCGCCGGACATCCCCATCGACAGCCGATCGACAGCGCAACGCGACGCGAGCTTGGCAAGAAGAGCGAAATGCGGTCCCGGATTTTCATCGGCCGGCGGTATGCACATCAGCCCTTCGATCTCGATACCGATGGCGCCCCGGCAAAGAGAGACGAAGTCCACTGTATCGGCCGGAGCGATGCCCGCCTTTTGTGGCTCGAGTCCGGTATTAACCTGAACATACAGCTTCAGCAGGCGTTGCTGCTTGCGCATCTCCTCCGCAACCGCACGGGCGATCTTTTCGCGATCGATCGTTTCAATGACGTCAAACAGGGTAACGGCATCAGCCGCCTTGTTGGATTGGAGGGGCCCGATCAGATGCAGCTCAA
This genomic stretch from Pararhizobium capsulatum DSM 1112 harbors:
- the acs gene encoding acetate--CoA ligase; the encoded protein is MSAKIYPVLKSAKSRALIDNDTYQKWYRESVENPERFWDKHGMRIDWFKPYTKVKNTSFTGKVSIKWFEDGITNVSYNCIDRHLKTHGDQVAIIWEGDNPYIDKKITYNELHEQVCRLANVMKKHGVKKGDRVTIYMPMVPEATYAMLACARIGAIHSVVFGGFSPDALAGRIVDCESTFVITCDEGVRGGKPVPLKENTDTAIDIAAKQHVIVNKVLVVRRTGGKTGWAPGRDLWYHQEVASVPRDCPPARMKAEDPLFILYTSGSTGKPKGVLHTTGGYLVYASMTHKYVFDYHEGDIYWCTADVGWVTGHSYIVYGPLANCATTVMFEGVPNFPDSGRFWEIIDKHKVNIFYTAPTAIRALMGAGDAFVKRSSRSSLRLLGSVGEPINPEAWEWYYNVVGDARSPIVDTWWQTETGGILITPLPGATDLKPGSATRPFFGVKPQLVDNEGAVLEGAADGNLCIIDSWPGQMRTIYGDHARFAQTYFATYKGRYFTGDGCRRDEDGYYWITGRVDDVLNVSGHRLGTAEVESALVSHHLVSEAAVVGYPHSLKGQGIYCYVSLMAGQTGTDELRQDLVKHVRKEIGPIATPDKIQFAPGLPKTRSGKIMRRILRKIAEDDFASLGDTSTLADPAVVDDLIANRQNKT
- a CDS encoding YggS family pyridoxal phosphate-dependent enzyme, which gives rise to MDVIDRLSEVLSRIRDAERYAGRAEGSTGLVAVSKTFDADAIRPVVAGGQRVFGENRVQEAQTKWPALKSETPGLELHLIGPLQSNKAADAVTLFDVIETIDREKIARAVAEEMRKQQRLLKLYVQVNTGLEPQKAGIAPADTVDFVSLCRGAIGIEIEGLMCIPPADENPGPHFALLAKLASRCAVDRLSMGMSGDFTTAIEFGATSVRVGSAIFGTR
- a CDS encoding AMP-binding protein, which codes for MATSYHAVYGAWNTSSDAFWGKAAEDIDWYRKPNRAFDGTLGVYGHWFADGETNTCCNCLDRHVEAGHGDRYALIYDSPVTDRVQHFSYSDMLAEVETLAAVYLDLGISKGDRIIIYMPMIPEAVFAMLAAARIGAVHSVVFGGFAANELAVRINDTEAKLVVSASCGVESGRLIAYKPLLDAAIALSPHKPDRCLILQREQVEAAIDEIRDIDFAAAMERSRQAGRAVPCVAVRATDPLYILYTSGTTGQPKGIVRDNGGHMVALRWSLPNIFGIGPGEVFWAASDIGWVVGHSYIVYAPLLNGSTTVLYEGKPVGTPDAGAFWRVIADHKVSVLFTAPTALRAIRKEDPEGVKAKSADLSSLRALFLAGERADPDTVRWAEAVLGTPVIDNWWQTETGWPIAANPLGLGLLPVKYGSAAVPMPGYTICVLDDAGHPLPAGTLGNIVIELPLPPGCLPTFWKADERFRRGCLSEFPGYYRTADAGYIDDDGYIFIMSRTDDIINVAGHRLSTGSMEEICASHADVAECAVIGIADPIKGQVPAGFLVINANVERDAAEIEREVIGLVRDRLGPVAAFKTAICVKRLPKTRSGKILRGTMQKIADRESWKMPATIDDPIVLEEITLALNARGIGAAS
- a CDS encoding DUF1674 domain-containing protein, which codes for MTPVNDNDNRDLPKLEKKLSPAAERALQEAEARRQQAQAGEMPKELGGRGGQDPARFGDWEINGRAIDF
- a CDS encoding DUF1013 domain-containing protein; this encodes MAQQLLMPKATAVWLVDNTALSFDQIAQFCKLHPLEVKAIADGESAQGIKGLDPISTGQLSRDEIARAEGNPNHKLKLSEPKVRVPESKRKGPRYTPVSKRQDRPNAILWLVRNHPELKDAQISRLVGTTKSTIEQIRERTHWNSTNLTAMDPVTLGLCTQIDLDLEVERASKGRPLPTAAELGATLESSQETEKLGFSYEREEEKEMDADAVFAKLKSLKSDRKDDEDDDY
- the htpX gene encoding zinc metalloprotease HtpX, which codes for MNVIRTAMLLALMTALFMAVGFVIGGKSGMMIAFFIAAGMNVFSYWNSDKLVLRMYNAQEVDERSAPQYYGIVRDLAGRAGLPMPRVFVIDSPQPNAFATGRNPENAAVAASTGLLHALNYDEVAGVMAHELAHIQNRDTLTMTITATLAGAISMLGNFAFFFGGNRENNNPLGFIGTIVAMVVAPLAAMVVQMAISRTREYSADRRGAEICGKPMALASALAKIAGAAHRVPNPIAEHNPTTAPMFIINPLSGERMDNLFSTHPATENRLAALEQMAREMRPASTPPAQPDKAVRKSRSVPSTGLGRGGSEPPKGPWS